AACTCTTCCCCTACTTGATCTTCTGAGAAAGGTTCTCCTGGATAATCATCGAGTAGGTAGACCCTGTTACCATCTTTGTCAATGATCGATTGGCTCAGTAACTCTTTTTCTTGTTCTAAGGGGGAGCCATACTCTAAAAATGTTCCATCATTCCAAGATCCCCCTCTTGCCCGTATTTTTTGTCCATTTTTAATTACCGAATATCCCCAGAGGTTTACACCACTATGTAATACAATGGTACAAATTTCGGTATCTGGGAAATGGTTAATTAAGCGCTGTTCGATCGATGAAATATTTTTTTCAAAGGAGGCGCTTGTACCTAATACATTATTATTATCACAAATTATCAGATTATCCTTGTAAGACCCTATGTAAACGTTGTTTGTGCCCATATCCATTGCCTCCCAAAATGGTACGTTATCAACTTTTGTAAGTTCAGGCGACTCTAAATCTAGATCATTAAGTAATTCTTTAAAGTCTATATCATCAATTTGGGCTCTGATTATGATTGTTCCTGCTATCTTCCATCCCATGCTATGTATAGTTATATTGAATTAATGTAAAGGAATAAACAGATTAATACTATTTCTTTAAATATAAAAAATCAATCTATTTTTATTTTTATCCAACCTTTTCAATAGGATGTTGCTGACTATCCAATACTAGTTGATAGCTATTGCCCTCATTATCTTTTTTGATTAACGTTCTAAGAATTTCGTGTCGTAACACAATGTGCCTGATACTTTGCTCTAATATATCTAACCTAATAACTGGAGATAATTTATAAGTCATCTCAATATTATATGCATTGCTTCCTCCCTCATACTGATCCATAAACCATAAACGCTCTTGGCTAAAGGAAAGCAGTGGTTGTACAGATTGCTCTTTAAGCATGAGTATATCATAATCTTTAGTATAAACACAGTTAGAAACTAAATGTTGAAGGATTTGTTTTCGATTAAGCTTAATAAAATCTGTGTGCTCTTTTTTTAAAACAGCATTTTTAGGCACAAATAATTTTATATTACTGCCTTGACTCCAAATTTTAATGCCTTGGTGCATAATGCTATAGATATGCATCAGTATTGAGTTAAAATTCATAACTTTGTCGTTTGTTATATTAAAGCTTTCAGTTACATATTAGCAAACTTATCAGTTTTTGCAAGGTATAATAACCCTATACCACCCATACTTAGCGTATTAACAGGCTTACAGAAAGAGAATATCTACACTTATTTTGCAGAAGTTACCTTTATATCTAGTCTTAATCAGATTAAGTACTTATTGTCATCTTTTTTCATTTTACTGCTCATGTTTAAAGGCGAGGTCTCCATGGATTTCACCAATGAAATGAATTATTATCTAACTCATTTTCACTAATATTATTCGCAGGTGACATGACATACACAATATTTGGTAATACTATAAGATCACTTATTAAGTTGGATTTACTGTAGGCATAATCCAAGTGATAAATCCATGCTTTGTATATTATAAGTAATACACTGATTC
Above is a window of Candidatus Cardinium hertigii DNA encoding:
- a CDS encoding condensation domain-containing protein; this encodes MHQGIKIWSQGSNIKLFVPKNAVLKKEHTDFIKLNRKQILQHLVSNCVYTKDYDILMLKEQSVQPLLSFSQERLWFMDQYEGGSNAYNIEMTYKLSPVIRLDILEQSIRHIVLRHEILRTLIKKDNEGNSYQLVLDSQQHPIEKVG
- a CDS encoding DUF6928 family protein — translated: MGWKIAGTIIIRAQIDDIDFKELLNDLDLESPELTKVDNVPFWEAMDMGTNNVYIGSYKDNLIICDNNNVLGTSASFEKNISSIEQRLINHFPDTEICTIVLHSGVNLWGYSVIKNGQKIRARGGSWNDGTFLEYGSPLEQEKELLSQSIIDKDGNRVYLLDDYPGEPFSEDQVGEEFVSDIASRYFGIGLFCSSELLDTMLAGYA